The Saccharomonospora cyanea NA-134 genome includes a region encoding these proteins:
- the aroA gene encoding 3-phosphoshikimate 1-carboxyvinyltransferase yields MGEENTWAAPTASDEIDADVRVPGSKSITNRAFVLAALSSGETLVREPLDSRDARLMLRALDVLGAASTETPDGVRVRPMTVGDGEVRVALGNAGTVARFTPPLAALGSRTVHFDGDPAIRRRPVAPLLHALSSLGADIDDDGRGAVPFTVRGHGGLEGGSVELDSSASSQFLSALLLSAPAFERGVTVRLRGRTPSEPHIAMTLDMLRRFGAAPERDGSEFHVPPATLALDTYTVEPDLSSAAPFVVAPLLAGGRVRIAGWPAETTQPGDWLRSLVRELGGEAVLDTDGLTVTGSGTVSGAVLDLHAVGELTPVVAALLCFADGPSEIRGVAHLRGHETDRLAALATELSALGGDVTETDDGLRIRPTPLRGGVFHTYDDHRLVMAGAVLGLRVPGIVVENPATVGKTYPGFVTDWERVLHAG; encoded by the coding sequence GTGGGCGAGGAGAACACCTGGGCCGCGCCGACGGCCTCCGACGAGATCGACGCCGACGTCCGGGTTCCCGGTTCCAAGTCGATCACCAACCGCGCCTTCGTGCTCGCCGCTCTGTCGTCCGGCGAGACGCTTGTGCGCGAGCCTCTGGACTCCCGCGACGCACGGCTGATGCTGAGGGCGCTCGACGTCCTCGGCGCCGCGTCGACCGAGACCCCGGACGGCGTGCGGGTGCGACCGATGACCGTCGGTGACGGCGAGGTCCGGGTAGCGCTCGGCAACGCCGGGACGGTCGCCCGGTTCACCCCGCCGCTGGCCGCGCTCGGCTCCCGCACCGTCCACTTCGACGGCGACCCCGCCATCCGGCGCAGGCCCGTCGCCCCGCTGTTGCACGCACTGAGCTCGCTCGGCGCCGACATCGACGACGACGGCCGCGGAGCGGTTCCGTTCACGGTCCGAGGACACGGCGGCCTGGAGGGCGGGTCCGTGGAACTCGACTCGTCGGCGTCCAGCCAGTTCCTCTCCGCCCTGCTGCTGTCCGCACCTGCGTTCGAGCGCGGCGTCACGGTCCGGCTGCGAGGCAGGACCCCGAGCGAGCCGCACATCGCGATGACGCTGGACATGCTGCGCCGGTTCGGCGCCGCTCCCGAGCGCGACGGGTCGGAGTTCCACGTGCCGCCCGCCACGCTCGCGCTGGACACCTACACCGTGGAGCCCGACCTCTCGAGTGCCGCACCCTTCGTCGTCGCGCCCCTGCTGGCGGGCGGCCGGGTCCGCATCGCAGGCTGGCCCGCCGAGACGACGCAGCCGGGAGACTGGCTGCGAAGCCTCGTGCGCGAACTGGGCGGCGAGGCGGTGCTCGACACCGACGGTCTCACCGTCACCGGCAGCGGCACGGTGTCGGGCGCGGTACTCGACCTGCACGCGGTGGGCGAGCTCACCCCCGTGGTCGCGGCACTGCTCTGCTTCGCCGACGGCCCGTCGGAGATCCGGGGCGTCGCCCACCTCCGAGGCCACGAGACCGACCGGCTCGCCGCGTTGGCCACGGAGCTGTCGGCACTCGGCGGTGACGTCACCGAGACCGACGACGGCCTGCGCATCCGGCCGACGCCCTTGCGGGGCGGGGTGTTCCACACCTACGACGACCATCGCCTGGTGATGGCGGGTGCCGTGCTGGGCCTGCGAGTCCCCGGCATCGTCGTGGAGAACCCCGCCACTGTCGGCAAGACCTACCCGGGCTTCGTCACCGACTGGGAACGCGTGCTGCACGCCGGGTGA
- the steA gene encoding putative cytokinetic ring protein SteA, translated as MKLAGLSSRSTPAPPGITGTARVDRRIRDVLRRVGPGDIAVIDYVDLDRTTADALVRAQVAAVINAAPSISGRYPNLGPEVLLKAGIPLVDHVGGELLHRVRDGSRVRLHGGSVYAGRHEVARGIVQTPESVADQVVEARAGMSAQLEAFSANTIEFLRRERGLVLDGVGVPELRVPLADRHVVVVASGAGHAEDVRALKRYVRHHKPVLIGVEQASDTMRKLGFVPDIVVGDPTMVEVGTLKAASEIVVPAHPDGHAPGVERVHDLGIGAVTFPATANPEDLALLLCEANGAALVVTVGFQATLREFLDSGRSGSNPSTFLTRLKLGTKIVDGRAVAVLHRARMSGLGLLLLGLVAVAAAAVALALSGTASVPAEEVPRWWNAFVDWCAELFS; from the coding sequence ATGAAACTCGCCGGCTTGTCGTCCCGTTCCACGCCCGCGCCGCCCGGTATCACCGGTACCGCGCGTGTCGACCGCCGGATCCGGGACGTCCTGAGGCGGGTCGGGCCCGGCGACATCGCCGTGATCGACTACGTGGACCTGGATCGGACGACTGCCGACGCGCTGGTGCGCGCGCAGGTCGCCGCTGTGATCAATGCGGCGCCGTCCATCTCGGGCCGTTACCCGAACCTGGGGCCGGAGGTGTTGTTGAAGGCCGGTATCCCGCTGGTCGACCATGTCGGCGGGGAGCTGCTGCATCGGGTCCGTGACGGCAGCAGGGTCCGGCTGCACGGGGGGAGTGTGTACGCCGGGCGCCACGAGGTCGCCAGGGGGATCGTGCAGACACCCGAGAGCGTCGCCGACCAGGTCGTCGAGGCTCGCGCGGGCATGTCCGCGCAGTTGGAGGCCTTCTCGGCGAACACGATCGAGTTCCTGCGCCGGGAACGCGGCCTCGTCCTCGACGGGGTGGGCGTGCCGGAGCTACGGGTGCCGTTGGCCGACCGGCACGTCGTGGTCGTCGCGTCCGGTGCCGGTCATGCCGAGGACGTCAGGGCGCTGAAGCGCTACGTCAGGCACCACAAGCCCGTGCTGATCGGTGTGGAACAGGCTTCGGACACGATGCGGAAGCTGGGCTTCGTGCCCGACATCGTCGTCGGCGACCCGACCATGGTCGAGGTGGGGACGTTGAAAGCCGCGTCCGAGATCGTCGTGCCCGCCCATCCGGACGGCCACGCACCCGGTGTCGAGCGCGTACACGACCTGGGAATCGGCGCCGTGACGTTTCCCGCGACGGCCAACCCGGAGGACCTCGCGCTGTTGCTCTGCGAAGCGAACGGTGCCGCTCTCGTGGTGACCGTCGGATTCCAGGCCACGTTGCGGGAGTTCCTCGACAGCGGCCGGTCGGGGTCGAACCCCTCCACGTTCCTGACGCGATTGAAGCTCGGAACGAAGATCGTCGATGGCAGGGCGGTCGCGGTGTTGCACCGCGCTCGGATGTCCGGGCTCGGGTTGCTTCTGCTGGGGCTCGTGGCCGTGGCCGCCGCCGCGGTGGCGTTGGCGCTCTCCGGCACCGCCTCGGTGCCCGCGGAAGAGGTGCCGCGATGGTGGAACGCGTTCGTCGACTGGTGCGCGGAGCTGTTCTCGTGA
- the recN gene encoding DNA repair protein RecN, whose product MLAEMRIQGLGVIEEAALELHPGFTVVTGETGAGKTMVVTGLHLLSGGRSDASKVRAGAAKAIVEGRFTDVAGEQALKILSDAGSDADEDGSVIAVRSVSADGRSRAHLGGRSVPVGVLGELSEQILAVHGQNDQLRLLRPAEQRAVLDRFAGDSVAEPLTAYRRVRQEWLAVARELTERRARSRELAQQADLLRHGLTEIEAVDPSPGEDVELMEQVRRLAAVDELRDAATAAQLAIVGSAEGDPDLPGVLGLLAEARRRLGTAEDSTLRDLEPRLSEASVLLGEVGRELTSYLDTLDADPERLETILARQAELKKLTRKYAADVDGVLAWADEARARLEGMDTSEEALEKLAARRDALAGELAEYAARLSAARRAAAAELAKRITGELAGLAMGQATVEVTVRGREVDPAEKTALTVDGRTLAAGPDGVDDVELLLRAHAKAPALPVHKAASGGELSRVMLATEVVLAHADTVQTLVFDEVDAGVGGRAAVEIGRRLARLARTHQVLVVTHLPQVAAFADRHLVVDKGTADGVTRSGVRTLDGDERVTELARMLAGLDDTATGRAHAEELLHAAEEFKETSAVPAPVASSRRSGGSKRRQSATPT is encoded by the coding sequence GTGCTGGCCGAGATGCGTATCCAGGGCCTCGGAGTGATCGAGGAGGCCGCCCTCGAACTGCACCCCGGGTTCACGGTTGTCACCGGGGAGACCGGGGCCGGAAAGACGATGGTCGTCACCGGCCTGCACCTGTTGTCCGGTGGGCGTTCGGACGCCTCCAAGGTACGGGCGGGGGCGGCGAAGGCGATCGTGGAGGGGCGGTTCACCGACGTCGCGGGGGAGCAGGCTCTGAAGATCCTGTCCGACGCGGGTTCCGACGCCGACGAGGACGGCAGCGTGATCGCCGTGCGTTCGGTCAGCGCGGACGGTCGGTCGCGTGCTCACCTCGGTGGCCGTTCGGTGCCGGTGGGGGTGTTGGGGGAGCTGTCCGAGCAGATCCTGGCCGTTCACGGGCAGAACGACCAACTGCGGCTGTTGCGGCCCGCCGAGCAGAGAGCCGTGCTGGACCGGTTCGCGGGCGATTCCGTCGCCGAGCCGCTGACCGCCTACCGGCGGGTCCGGCAGGAGTGGCTCGCCGTGGCGCGCGAGCTGACGGAACGGCGTGCCCGGTCGCGGGAGCTGGCGCAGCAGGCCGACCTGTTGCGCCACGGCCTCACCGAGATCGAAGCCGTCGACCCGTCGCCTGGCGAAGACGTCGAACTGATGGAACAGGTCAGGCGGCTGGCCGCCGTCGACGAGCTGCGTGACGCCGCCACCGCGGCGCAACTGGCGATCGTGGGGTCGGCCGAGGGCGATCCCGATCTGCCGGGTGTGCTCGGACTGCTCGCCGAGGCCAGGCGCAGGCTCGGCACGGCCGAGGACTCCACGCTCCGGGACCTCGAGCCGCGACTGTCGGAGGCGTCGGTGTTGCTCGGCGAGGTGGGGCGCGAACTCACCTCGTACCTCGACACGCTCGACGCCGATCCGGAACGGCTGGAAACGATCCTCGCGCGGCAGGCGGAGCTGAAGAAGCTCACCCGCAAGTACGCGGCCGACGTCGACGGAGTGCTCGCGTGGGCGGACGAGGCACGGGCCCGGCTGGAGGGCATGGACACCTCGGAGGAGGCGCTCGAGAAACTCGCGGCGCGCCGGGACGCGCTGGCCGGTGAACTAGCGGAGTACGCCGCGCGCCTTTCGGCGGCGCGCCGGGCCGCTGCCGCCGAACTCGCGAAGCGGATCACCGGCGAGTTGGCGGGATTGGCGATGGGGCAGGCGACGGTCGAGGTCACGGTCCGAGGCAGAGAGGTGGATCCGGCCGAGAAGACGGCGTTGACCGTGGACGGGCGCACTCTCGCCGCCGGACCGGACGGCGTGGACGACGTGGAGCTGTTGCTGCGCGCGCACGCGAAGGCTCCTGCCCTCCCGGTGCACAAGGCGGCCTCGGGTGGTGAGCTCTCCCGGGTGATGTTGGCGACCGAGGTCGTGCTCGCCCACGCGGACACGGTGCAGACCCTGGTGTTCGACGAGGTCGACGCCGGGGTCGGAGGTCGGGCGGCCGTGGAGATCGGCCGCAGGCTGGCTCGGCTCGCGCGCACCCACCAGGTTCTGGTGGTGACCCACCTGCCGCAGGTGGCGGCATTCGCCGACCGGCATCTGGTGGTGGACAAGGGGACCGCGGACGGCGTGACACGCAGTGGAGTCCGCACGCTCGACGGCGACGAGCGGGTCACCGAACTGGCCCGCATGCTCGCGGGTCTCGACGACACGGCCACCGGCCGTGCGCACGCGGAGGAACTGCTGCACGCGGCCGAGGAGTTCAAGGAAACATCCGCCGTCCCGGCCCCGGTGGCGTCGTCGCGGCGGTCGGGCGGCAGCAAGCGGCGGCAGTCGGCGACCCCGACCTGA
- a CDS encoding NAD kinase, whose protein sequence is MTESGRREVLLIVHPDRDTTRDAAGEVAVRLAAAGIGLRVLDDEVRKLVEPPDRALPCAVVAPSEDPARGAELVLVLGGDGTLLRAAEVARPAGVPVLGVNLGRMGFLTEADYHALGDTVDRVVECRYRIEERMTVDVTVTLGDAVVARTWALNEASVEKCSRERVLDALIEVDGRPVSSFGCDGVLCSTPTGSTAYAFSAGGPVVWPDVEALLVVPSNAHAMFSRPLVVSRSSVITVQVDPDGSPAVLTCDGLRHVDLDPGTRVQVVAGEVPVRLARLWDGPFTDRLVHKFSLPVKGWRERHARRG, encoded by the coding sequence GTGACCGAGTCCGGGCGCCGAGAGGTGTTGTTGATCGTCCATCCCGATCGGGACACGACACGCGACGCCGCGGGCGAGGTCGCGGTCCGGCTCGCCGCGGCCGGCATCGGGTTGCGCGTGCTCGACGACGAGGTCCGCAAGCTCGTGGAGCCACCCGACCGGGCGTTGCCGTGTGCCGTGGTGGCGCCGTCCGAGGATCCGGCACGGGGCGCGGAACTGGTGCTGGTCCTCGGTGGCGACGGAACCCTGCTGAGGGCGGCGGAGGTGGCGCGGCCCGCCGGTGTCCCGGTGCTGGGCGTGAACCTCGGGCGCATGGGTTTCCTCACCGAAGCCGACTACCACGCGCTGGGTGACACGGTGGACCGTGTGGTGGAGTGTCGCTACCGCATCGAGGAACGCATGACGGTGGACGTCACGGTGACGCTCGGAGATGCCGTGGTGGCGCGAACGTGGGCGTTGAACGAGGCGAGCGTCGAGAAGTGCTCGCGGGAACGCGTCCTCGACGCGCTGATCGAGGTCGACGGAAGGCCGGTGTCGTCGTTCGGCTGCGACGGTGTGCTGTGCTCGACTCCGACGGGCTCGACGGCCTACGCGTTTTCGGCGGGTGGCCCCGTGGTGTGGCCGGACGTGGAGGCGCTGCTGGTGGTCCCGAGCAACGCCCACGCGATGTTCTCGCGTCCACTCGTGGTGTCACGTTCGTCGGTGATCACCGTCCAGGTCGATCCGGACGGGTCACCCGCGGTACTGACGTGTGACGGGCTGCGGCACGTCGACCTGGACCCGGGTACCCGCGTACAGGTGGTGGCCGGTGAGGTGCCGGTGCGCCTGGCGCGGCTGTGGGACGGCCCGTTCACCGACCGGCTGGTGCACAAGTTCTCGCTGCCGGTCAAGGGATGGAGGGAGCGGCACGCCCGTCGCGGTTAG
- a CDS encoding TlyA family RNA methyltransferase encodes MPRRARLDAELVRRGLARSREHANSLITEGRVTVRGLVAKKPATGVEPDVAIVVRTDDDPGWASRGAHKLLGALEEFTPRGLQVEGRRCLDAGASTGGFTDVLLRHGARSVVAVDVGRGLLDWRLRTDDRVTVLDKTNVRTLTPDAIGGVVDLVVADLSFISLRLVLPALAQCAAAGADLLPMVKPQFEVGRQRLGSGGVVRDPDLRAEAVADVLAEATDRGLRTLGVVASPLPGPSGNVEYFTWLRKDTHRGDSDPAERQRRDELVRTAVRKGPS; translated from the coding sequence GTGCCGCGTAGGGCTCGTCTTGACGCCGAACTCGTGCGCCGCGGCCTGGCCAGGTCGAGGGAACACGCCAACTCGCTCATCACGGAGGGGCGGGTGACGGTGCGCGGACTGGTGGCGAAGAAACCGGCGACCGGCGTCGAACCCGATGTCGCCATCGTGGTGCGCACCGACGACGACCCCGGCTGGGCTTCGAGAGGGGCGCACAAACTGCTCGGTGCGCTGGAGGAGTTCACGCCTCGAGGGCTGCAGGTCGAGGGACGGCGCTGTCTCGACGCAGGCGCCTCCACCGGAGGGTTCACGGATGTGCTGCTGCGCCACGGCGCGCGTTCCGTGGTCGCGGTCGACGTGGGTCGTGGACTGCTCGACTGGCGTCTGCGTACCGACGACCGCGTCACGGTGCTGGACAAGACCAACGTGCGCACGCTGACCCCGGACGCGATCGGTGGCGTGGTGGACCTCGTGGTCGCCGACCTGTCGTTCATCTCCCTCCGGCTCGTCCTGCCCGCGCTGGCGCAGTGCGCGGCGGCGGGAGCCGACCTGCTGCCGATGGTGAAGCCACAGTTCGAGGTCGGGCGGCAACGCCTCGGCAGTGGGGGAGTGGTGCGTGACCCCGACCTACGGGCGGAGGCAGTGGCGGACGTGCTCGCCGAGGCCACGGACCGCGGTCTGCGGACTCTGGGTGTCGTGGCAAGCCCGTTGCCGGGTCCGTCCGGCAATGTCGAGTACTTCACGTGGTTGCGCAAGGACACCCACAGGGGGGACAGTGACCCCGCCGAAAGACAGCGGCGCGACGAGCTGGTACGCACCGCGGTGAGGAAGGGGCCTTCGTGA
- a CDS encoding HAD-IIA family hydrolase has translation MTETLLDRHDAVLFDLDGTVYHGTRPIPGAAEAIAHVRERGGNVRFVTNNAAKSPEAVAEHLVRVGVAAQPAEVSTSAQAAAALLRERLPAGAVVLVVGTASLEAEVRSVGLRPTRQYDPEISAVVQGHSPDTCWSDLAEACLAVRAGAWWVACNLDTTLPAERGQLPGNGSMVAALRAATDCEPVVAGKPEAPLLRTAARSSGATSALVVGDRLDTDIAGAVAAGYRSLVVLTGVATAQRLLAAEPGERPDYLAADLTVLTREVSVAELEIGPQPGWRVTVEGAVATVENTAADGDRLGLLRHLCHVAWSSPVSSVRAADPLAEKALASWDLG, from the coding sequence ATGACGGAGACACTGCTCGACCGCCATGATGCGGTGCTGTTCGACCTCGACGGCACCGTGTACCACGGAACGCGCCCGATCCCGGGCGCGGCCGAGGCCATCGCCCACGTTCGCGAACGTGGCGGCAACGTGCGGTTCGTGACGAACAACGCGGCCAAGTCGCCGGAGGCGGTCGCCGAGCATCTCGTGCGGGTCGGGGTCGCGGCACAGCCAGCGGAGGTGAGCACCAGCGCCCAGGCAGCCGCCGCGTTGCTGCGTGAGCGCCTGCCTGCCGGGGCGGTGGTGCTCGTGGTCGGCACGGCCTCGCTCGAAGCGGAGGTGCGGTCCGTCGGTCTGCGGCCCACTCGGCAGTACGATCCCGAAATCTCCGCCGTGGTTCAGGGACACTCGCCCGACACATGTTGGAGCGACCTCGCGGAAGCCTGTCTCGCTGTGCGCGCCGGCGCGTGGTGGGTGGCATGCAACCTCGACACCACCCTGCCCGCCGAACGCGGCCAGCTCCCCGGAAACGGGTCCATGGTCGCCGCCCTCCGGGCGGCCACCGACTGTGAACCCGTTGTGGCGGGCAAACCCGAGGCTCCGCTGCTGCGGACGGCGGCGCGTTCCTCCGGTGCGACATCGGCTCTGGTCGTCGGCGACAGGCTCGACACCGACATCGCCGGTGCCGTCGCAGCCGGGTACCGCTCGCTCGTGGTCCTCACGGGAGTGGCGACGGCGCAGCGGCTGCTGGCGGCCGAACCCGGTGAACGGCCCGACTACCTGGCCGCCGATCTGACGGTGCTGACCCGGGAGGTGAGCGTGGCCGAACTCGAGATCGGTCCGCAGCCGGGGTGGCGAGTAACCGTGGAGGGCGCCGTGGCCACCGTGGAGAACACAGCGGCCGACGGCGATCGGCTCGGCCTGTTGCGTCACCTGTGCCACGTGGCCTGGTCGTCGCCCGTGTCGAGCGTGCGTGCGGCGGACCCACTGGCGGAGAAGGCGCTCGCCTCGTGGGACCTTGGCTGA
- a CDS encoding tetratricopeptide repeat protein yields MDFGDLDIEARRELRSLPKDLAERIGRHLVAAGTLIDEDPEAALAHARYAKSKASRIAVVREAVGLAAYHAGEWTEALSELRAVRRMTRTDIHVAVIADAERALGRPERALDVAKETDTSALPKEVEIELRIVAAGARRDLGQLDAAVVALQGPDLDAERREPWSFRLFYAYADNLAAAGRTEEAVQWFLHAAEADVEEETDAAERAAELAN; encoded by the coding sequence GTGGACTTCGGCGACCTTGACATCGAGGCGCGGCGTGAGCTGCGTTCGCTACCGAAGGACCTGGCCGAGCGTATCGGTCGGCATCTCGTCGCCGCAGGCACACTCATCGACGAGGACCCCGAGGCAGCACTCGCGCACGCCCGGTACGCCAAGTCGAAGGCGTCGCGGATCGCTGTCGTACGGGAGGCGGTCGGGTTGGCGGCCTACCACGCCGGTGAATGGACGGAGGCGCTCTCCGAACTCCGCGCGGTACGACGTATGACTCGCACCGACATCCACGTCGCGGTGATCGCCGACGCGGAGCGTGCGCTCGGCCGTCCCGAACGGGCACTGGACGTCGCCAAGGAAACCGACACCTCCGCGCTGCCGAAGGAGGTCGAGATCGAGCTCAGGATCGTGGCGGCCGGAGCGCGGCGCGATCTCGGGCAACTCGACGCAGCCGTCGTGGCACTCCAGGGACCCGACCTCGACGCCGAGCGTCGCGAGCCGTGGAGTTTCCGGCTGTTCTACGCCTACGCGGACAACCTGGCCGCCGCCGGTCGCACGGAGGAGGCGGTGCAGTGGTTCCTCCACGCCGCAGAGGCCGACGTCGAGGAGGAGACCGACGCCGCCGAACGCGCCGCGGAGCTGGCGAACTGA
- the tyrS gene encoding tyrosine--tRNA ligase, translating to MSEHILDELSWRGLIAQSTDLDALRRDLDGGPLVVYTGFDPTAPSLHAGHLVQMLMLRRFQNAGHRPVLLAGGGTGLIGDPRDVGERVLNSEEQVREWADRLRGQLARFVDFDHPEVPPIEVNNLDWLGSMTVPVFLRDIGKHFSVNTMLARETVKRRLEGEGISYTEFSYMLLQATDYRELFERYNVRLQMGGSDQWGNIVAGVDLVRRVHGAQVHALTTPLITDSEGRKLGKSTGGGNVWLDPEMTSPYAWYQYFLNLPDADVVRCLKLLTFLDADEIGELETATRERPAARQAQRRLAEELTDLVHGPEQTRQVVAASQALFGRGELRELDGATLDAVMAEVPTGEVKLADGPTIVDLLVAGGLVESKGAARRTVKEGGAYVNNTKIVDEDWTPESSDALHGRWLVVRRGKKTLAGVRARQ from the coding sequence GTGAGCGAGCACATTCTTGACGAGCTGTCCTGGCGCGGCCTGATCGCGCAGTCCACCGACCTCGATGCGTTGCGGCGAGATCTGGATGGCGGTCCGCTCGTCGTCTATACGGGCTTCGACCCGACGGCGCCCAGCCTCCACGCCGGTCACCTCGTGCAGATGCTCATGCTGCGACGGTTCCAGAACGCGGGCCACCGGCCGGTACTCCTCGCCGGTGGCGGTACCGGCCTGATCGGTGACCCGAGGGATGTCGGCGAGCGGGTGCTCAACTCCGAGGAGCAGGTTCGGGAATGGGCTGACCGGCTCCGCGGTCAGCTCGCCCGCTTCGTTGACTTCGACCATCCCGAGGTGCCCCCGATCGAGGTGAACAACCTCGACTGGCTCGGTTCGATGACCGTGCCCGTGTTCCTCCGTGACATCGGCAAGCACTTCTCGGTCAATACGATGCTCGCGCGGGAAACGGTCAAGCGCAGGCTCGAGGGCGAGGGCATCTCCTACACCGAGTTCAGCTACATGCTGCTCCAGGCGACGGACTACCGGGAGCTCTTCGAACGCTACAACGTCCGTCTCCAGATGGGCGGCTCCGACCAGTGGGGCAACATCGTGGCCGGCGTGGATCTCGTCCGCCGGGTGCACGGCGCGCAGGTGCACGCGTTGACGACGCCGCTGATCACGGATTCCGAGGGGCGCAAGCTGGGCAAGTCGACCGGCGGCGGCAACGTGTGGCTCGACCCGGAGATGACGTCGCCGTACGCGTGGTACCAGTACTTCCTCAACCTTCCTGATGCCGATGTCGTGCGCTGCCTCAAGCTGCTGACCTTCCTCGACGCCGACGAGATCGGGGAGTTGGAAACGGCGACGCGGGAACGGCCGGCGGCGCGGCAGGCGCAACGTCGGCTCGCGGAGGAGCTGACCGATCTCGTGCACGGTCCCGAGCAGACACGGCAGGTCGTCGCCGCCAGTCAGGCACTGTTCGGCCGCGGTGAGTTGCGGGAGCTCGACGGGGCCACGTTGGATGCGGTCATGGCCGAAGTACCCACGGGCGAGGTGAAGCTTGCCGATGGGCCCACGATCGTCGACCTCCTCGTCGCCGGAGGGCTGGTCGAGAGCAAGGGAGCAGCCCGCCGCACCGTGAAGGAAGGCGGTGCGTACGTGAACAACACCAAGATCGTCGATGAGGATTGGACGCCGGAGTCGTCGGATGCTCTACACGGTCGTTGGCTCGTGGTCCGCCGCGGCAAGAAGACTCTGGCAGGTGTCCGCGCGCGGCAGTGA
- a CDS encoding nucleotidyltransferase domain-containing protein codes for MESRGLRPDGTIAREGALSRVPAMFRPVVEAARARITAAFGPDRLHSAYLYGSVPRGTATPGVSDLDLFLALRHEPVDTDRGNARAVEEELDRAFPQIAGAAVGLASAPDLLSDRERYDGGFFVACLCTPLIGDDLAALLPRYRPTSLLARETNGDLGLLLPRWRARARQAMTEADRKALGRSVGRRLARTAFTLVMPRWGGWTSDLKCTAEIAGRYYPERAGQFRLAVATGLGSPADAGVLRTLLDDLGPWLVTEYAAIHGLKAPRT; via the coding sequence GTGGAGTCCCGAGGCCTGAGACCGGACGGCACGATCGCTCGCGAGGGTGCGCTCTCGCGGGTGCCCGCCATGTTCCGACCCGTGGTGGAAGCGGCGCGGGCTCGGATCACCGCCGCCTTCGGGCCGGACCGGCTGCACAGCGCGTACCTGTACGGCAGCGTACCCCGAGGTACGGCGACACCCGGGGTGTCGGACCTCGACCTGTTCCTGGCGCTGCGGCACGAACCTGTCGACACCGACCGCGGGAACGCCCGGGCAGTCGAGGAGGAACTCGACCGTGCTTTCCCCCAGATCGCCGGCGCTGCCGTCGGCCTCGCCTCCGCACCGGACCTGCTCAGCGACCGCGAACGATACGACGGCGGGTTCTTCGTCGCGTGCCTGTGCACCCCTCTGATCGGCGACGACCTCGCAGCACTCCTGCCCCGGTACCGGCCCACGTCGCTGCTCGCTCGCGAGACCAACGGCGACCTCGGTCTGCTGCTCCCCCGGTGGCGGGCACGCGCCCGGCAGGCCATGACGGAGGCCGACCGCAAGGCACTCGGCCGGAGCGTCGGCCGACGTCTCGCACGCACGGCGTTCACGCTCGTGATGCCGCGCTGGGGTGGTTGGACCAGTGATCTGAAGTGCACAGCCGAGATCGCGGGGCGCTACTACCCCGAACGAGCCGGGCAGTTCCGGCTCGCGGTCGCGACCGGCCTCGGCTCACCCGCCGACGCGGGCGTGCTCCGGACGCTCCTCGACGACCTCGGCCCCTGGCTCGTCACGGAGTACGCGGCGATACACGGGCTGAAGGCGCCAAGGACCTGA
- a CDS encoding DNA-3-methyladenine glycosylase — translation MTRRVVRREELAIDPVDLALSLLGCELESRSDQGTVRVRLVEVEAYRGLDDPASHCYRGRTPRNEVMWGPAGHLYVYFVYGMHFCANVVGLNDGEPGAVLLRAGEVLEGRELARSRRPTARGGGLVAKGPAVLTSVLGLDRAHNGLDLTDPASPVRLLAGEPVGAEDIRSGPRVGVAAAKDVPWRFWVDGSPAVSTYRRNGRARRRT, via the coding sequence ATGACACGACGAGTGGTCCGTCGTGAGGAACTTGCGATCGACCCGGTGGACCTGGCCCTGAGCCTGTTGGGCTGTGAACTCGAGTCACGCAGCGATCAGGGCACGGTCCGGGTCCGTCTCGTGGAGGTCGAGGCGTATCGGGGCTTGGACGATCCAGCGTCGCACTGCTACCGCGGACGGACGCCGCGAAACGAGGTGATGTGGGGGCCTGCAGGGCACCTCTACGTGTATTTCGTCTACGGAATGCACTTCTGCGCGAACGTCGTGGGGCTCAACGACGGTGAACCCGGCGCGGTGTTGCTGCGTGCGGGAGAGGTGCTCGAGGGCAGGGAGCTGGCTCGCTCCCGCCGCCCGACGGCCCGCGGCGGCGGACTCGTGGCGAAGGGGCCCGCTGTCCTGACGTCCGTGTTGGGACTCGACCGCGCCCACAACGGGCTCGACCTCACAGACCCCGCCTCACCGGTTCGGCTGCTGGCCGGAGAGCCCGTAGGGGCGGAGGACATCCGGTCGGGGCCGCGCGTCGGTGTGGCCGCCGCCAAGGACGTTCCGTGGCGATTCTGGGTCGACGGTTCGCCTGCCGTCAGCACGTACCGACGCAACGGGCGCGCCCGGCGCCGGACGTGA